The region tagtttccctcaatcatattgcatagcctgaatgtgagtaagagagacgactcccctgggaggggactttttacaatttctttattctaagtgctacgacagtgcaacctacattcaattaaagattgtgacttggactttcacttacacattttctgcccaattgggcgactttttacaatttcaaaaATCCTCAATATAacgtgaacatgtcaaaaagtcaaaagggtcatcagggtTGAAACAGCATCGCTATCAGTTGCTCACACAGCTACAGGTGAACAAGTATTTATGTGGATATATTTTCTCATGGCTCATTTCTTCATTTTTAATTGAATAAGATAGCAAGCTTTGCTATCAATGGGAATAAAACCTTACaggtttttgtgttatttttttcatGTATATTCTAGATACCACAAGCACCCAGAGCTTCTAACCTTGAAAGAGACAAAGAATCCAACATGGCCACCTCCTACTTTGAAAGTGCTGAAGAGGATCTCACCTGCCCACTCTGTTTTGAACTCTTTATCAATCCTCATGTTCCTATTGACCTAAACTGTCCCCATGTGATCTGCTCTACATGCCTGGGGAAAATGATCCAAGGTGGAGCTCGAACCAGACCTCGCATTATCACATGCCCAGAATGTCGCAAGAAAACATCAGTTCCCAAAGGTGGTGTGAATGCTATGAAAGTTAACTTACGTGTACGTAACCTGGCAGAGAAGCACAAGAAATTTGGCAAAGATGGAGGAGCCTCTGATGAAGGTATTGGATTTTGTCGCAAACATAAAGATAAACAGCTAACATTATACTGTGCATCCTGTGATGTGCTTGTATGTATAAAATGCTCTGATGATCATGCAAGGCAATGGCATGATCTAAAGGATATCGACACAGCACATACTGAATTGAAGGAACAACTCAGCAAGTCTTTGACTGAGGTCAAGTCCATTTTTGCTAAAAAAGAGGCCACTCTACAGGCATTGGCACAAAAGGAGAAAAGGTTTAGATCTCATTTGAATGAAGAGGCTCAGAAAATAAACAAAAGAGTGGAGGAAGTTCAACAGCAAAGTGAAGCTCTGATTAACGAGCTTAATGAAATAGGTAGTAATAACTTAGAACCATGTCTAAATTTACAAAGCGAAGTGCAACAGGATGTTGAAGGTATTCAAGAAGTTATCAATGATACAAGTGGAGCTCTTGGTACAGAAAATATTACTCAACTGGTGGGTCTCAAAATGAAGTTGAATAATATCCTTGAAACAAAAGGTATGGATAGTTCCAGTGGATTTGTGCATCTAAAACAGGTGGGGTTCAAACAAAATCAGAAATTAATTGAACTGGGCAAAGTGGTTCTCCAACAGACACATATCAAGTTAGAGAAAAGTCAGCAGTTCCAGAAAACTGCAAAGACAAATATCATAGCTACGGGTGCTGATGGTGCGATTCTTGTTGGGGGACTTTACCAAAGTGATGTGTGCATATACACAAAGCAAGAAAATGGGAAGTACAAAAAGAAGGCACAAAATTTAACTCTAAGACAAGGAGGTAGGGTGCAGGTCTGTGATATGACAATGTCTATCGATGGCAAGTATATCATAGCTAGAGATGGGTACGTTGAAGTGTACTCCAATGACTATACATTTGAGTGTACTATGTACACATCCCCAAATAAAAACtcctttttattgtttttcattagTGTCACTCTGTTGCCAAATGGAAACATAGTCATTGGAGATCAAAAGGGACATGCAGTCATTATCTATGACCCCTATGGTAAAAAGCTAAGAAATGCCATCCTCAAAATATGCGGCCCACATATATCTTCGGGCCCATCTTGCATAACTGCAATAGATAACACACAGATTGCAGTATACGTACCTCAGGACTCACAATTGGGCATAGATCCAATATATAGCATTTATTTTATCGATGTGCTCACAGGTTCTTCTACAATTATTCAAATACAATCAGCCATTAGATTTGGTATGTGCTTCCATCCAGAAACAAATAGCTTGTTCTATGGATCTGATGGAGACACATGGAGATCTATATTGATAGATTTCCATGAGAACCCCATTATTAAATTCTTATCTGGTGGAACCAATTCATACAGAACTGGCAGGTGTTTGCTACACCAATTTATGCCAGGCACTCCAATTTACAAAATTGAAGTACAGGATCTTGTGACAACACAGGCAAACTCAATTACATACCTACCAATGTCCAACAAGACAGGTAGCATGATTGCCACCATTGAGTATGATGGGATCAAACTGTACAAGACAAATGAAGCTTTTATAGACATCAAAGACTGGAGAAATAATATATGGGTGGGATTGATAGGATTTCTACCATATATCTTTTGCTTCTTAGCAGGACTTATTCTGTCATATATCATATATTTTTTCATACACTGAAGACTACACATTCCCTTGCTTTCATGTATATGGACATCTGCACATATCTGTTCAGGGCTGTGTAGCAATAACACCCCGCCGGGGGGAGGggaggcactccaactttggaggtgacgcgtatgtagggctgttaagaccccctttttcagagtcgctgtcacccaaagaccccatatttttttacgaacacatgttctgtcacccgaagaccccctattttttcatttgatctgtcacccaaagacccttacttgtttaattttaacagcaactttcactgattttgtcacttattttgaaaaaacaaagaaatttgaagccatttagaactagaaatttgattttcgaggtttctgttgcgctgtttcagctctcacccaaagattccatttaaaaaaaggtcatgctctcacccaatgaccccatattttttacattttgctctcaccgaatggctcttagtgcgaaagcgccacccctacacctatatccatttcaaattgaagtgactCCCCCGGGACCCCGCCTGACCACCAGTTGCGGGTATCTTTGCTGTTGGTCAGTTAAAATATCAAAAGTAACGAATGTCTCGCACAATAATTTTGTTGGTGGTAGTGTGTAGCATGATGTCAAACAAGTCAGAGTTTTTTTTCTGTGTGATTCAGAGCTTCGTTTAAAAGTAACAGTCGGATTACTGTGGCattccaaaattcaaaaatttctatACATTGGGCCCTATAGACAATATTCAATAGGTATTGATCACACCACcctgcaaatgggctattccagttgaaacacaCACTgctcctgtgaaagattttggaaatatcttccatagagggagtatgtttttggaATGTAATTGGTccgggttaatcattttgaaacccatactccccctgtattatggctttacctatatcttccacaactggagcgaatatttcaaatggaagttacccaagcTTTACCCAAATGTTTAtttattctatttgaaaatcatactccctctgtggaagactttagctaaatcttccacaggggcagtgtggattttaaatggaatagcccaatccataGGGAAAAGTGGACACACTTACTAGGATTTTCTCTACTTATATTTGGATGTAAATGCATAAATGGGATGGGATAAAAGTCCACTCTGTTGAGTaatattcttcttctttctaCTGACATATCACAGGTTTAGGACATGAAGACCCTATAATCTCCCACTGTTAGTGCCTTTAAAGCCAGTTTAAAAACCCATCAGTTTAATATTGAGCTGTTACCATTGTGAATATAGCGATTCACATTATAAATCATGTTTCGTAAGCTTCCGTATTTTCTCAGAagactgagcaaaaattcacctaatatTGAAAACCAAGGCAtagactgttctttaatttcaaccttatcaaacctgaaacaaatgtgctgccttgtgACCAcacattttgcatatcattgtcaactggaagggggaaaataagtttatttaattgataacatgaaattgatgtatatttgtgttttcaacgctgtgcataattaatgcatttccaaaaaaaacccattttggtACTTTTAGGGTCTGCCATTAGTGATAAATATGTGTGGTGAGTGGTTTCACGGTAGCAGTTCTGAAATTGTAAATAAACTCAAATTTGTAACGGGATGATGATGTACCTCTTTTTGGCTTGTAtcattaaaagcatgtaagctacattgatatcgatgccaccaatagaacgagaagatttgccccttaattttgcataccactttgactaattttttttctcatttcttcacaaaatgcaaaaaaacctgcaaaaaaatgcaatgggtgtagtaccttaAAACTGCAAAACAGTAATGTTCTCACAGTACAGCAAATCACAATCACACAGGAATGGTGCAAAAAGCGAAGATTTGTTAAAAATAATAGAATCAAAACACTTCAATAGTTAGTCTGGTTTTTATCATTCCACACACAAACaaacctttccaaaatttggacaaaTCTATgaggaataaaataaacaaatacaagtGTAAGATGATACGGGCTGTTCAAGTTATAATCAAGACACCCCCTATCAAaggcattaccttaatcttccacacagggagtgtgaatttcaaaagggtttACCTGAAtagatttgaaatttacaccctgtgtgggagattgactTCTATTGgcgttgtatggatttcaactggacaagTATCAATGTAGCGTGGAAAAATCctggtggggtcactcaacttgcaaaactgaccgcacgatcgttaccaaaatcgcggaaaaaggggtcattagcATAGATTCATAAAAGCCtcatccttgaaatgttgaaattagggtcaaaattgcaaatgtgtcctcggaatgtaaaaaataggggtgtttcagagtaccattttgtccttgttctggagtaaaaaagggggtaaaatgtcatgatttgtccttgaaatcaaCTGCGAAAGGGGGTattttgtacttgtggtaacggtccaacatgtcccccctgccagggagtgaccccaccggggggggggggggataaagtATGTCGTATATACTGGATTACTGGTATCCATTTCAGACAGCCTCCAATTTAGAATGGCTATCTCTATGGAAGACAcattcttaatctcccacacagcaaATATGTACAATATTATGTGTATCCTGGGCTAGCTATTCATGAGTGTAAAGATTCCATTGAGGAATTTAGCAGATTACAGAATcaagctgtataatccttcaatagaaAATTACTGTGCTAGGCCAATTCCATGCAGATTTAAATGGAGGATTTATGACTAAATTTTCAGTacaccaaaataatattgtaaaatagAGTACAAAGTAACATGTATGTATAAGGAGTACATTTttgtcatatgtgatgcgatcaagcaaaatcagtcgaaactcagaaatattagattttcagtttcttattagatagtaaaaagcatttacaacgctgtattttgcagaaaaccccattgaaatataacaaccagttccaaagatatgagcaattaaacagtttccaaaaacaacaggaaagaaagggaaatattacctttgtttggctgtatctcaaaatcaatatttctgagttccgactgattttgcttgatcgcatcacatatgtgatgcagcacatcaaaaggggggggggggggctttgtggCAAAATGCTTTTCAAGATATAATAGATTATCACTtagcaaatgtggtgtcattttaaagcttgcaaaatgcATTCAAAGTAGAAATGCTGAACTCAAAATTGATTTCTCCTACAAAATCCCGCTTTTTAATGTGCTGCATCATGGAGGTGCAgtaaattggaataaatttgataGTAGGCAATATGTACATAAATCTCCTCCCTTTAATATTTATGATGGCGAACCTAATGAAGGAAATGATGTTTACTATATTTAATTCCTGTCAATCATGCCACAGTTTTTCCAGAATTATGAAAAGCATTTTGTATTTAAGAAGTAAATTATCTATTAAGATTTGTACCAACCAACTGAAGGTatctgtattttttttaatgaaaaatgaaatgaaatgatttgataTGAAATAAATGAAACTGAAATGAAACAAGTTTGGTCCTTTGTTGTTTTGTTATTCATGTCAAATTtatataccgtaaccacccgggtataagcccaccttcaggtataagcccaccccctatttttcaaaacattctgggaacaagggtgcactcggctataagcgcagtactaaattttggccaagttcttaaatcaaattaatgcttttctctcacatttaagaacaagtataaaaatatatcagttgataattttcattccacacttagaattttaagaaattgacatagatgatagaaattactggtacattgggcatatacaaatggggatgatttttcttatttctaaattcaagtactagcccctcaccggttataagcccacccccatttttgaagtgaaatctccCATCTAGGGGGGttggcttatacccgagtggttacggtactaTCATATTTTGACCTTTGCAAAAAATCACTTTTCTGATGTGACCAAAGCGCATCTACCCAAAGAATTACCTACTCAAATTCGCCCCTGCGTGTAACGCTATGCAAATCCGCCATAttggtttgtcgctcatggaggccaaATATCTCCGACACTTTATCGGCAAGAGCCCAAAttcaaaca is a window of Amphiura filiformis chromosome 2, Afil_fr2py, whole genome shotgun sequence DNA encoding:
- the LOC140146128 gene encoding uncharacterized protein — translated: MIHCVNDVKFIVAHSTCKIPQAPRASNLERDKESNMATSYFESAEEDLTCPLCFELFINPHVPIDLNCPHVICSTCLGKMIQGGARTRPRIITCPECRKKTSVPKGGVNAMKVNLRVRNLAEKHKKFGKDGGASDEGIGFCRKHKDKQLTLYCASCDVLVCIKCSDDHARQWHDLKDIDTAHTELKEQLSKSLTEVKSIFAKKEATLQALAQKEKRFRSHLNEEAQKINKRVEEVQQQSEALINELNEIGSNNLEPCLNLQSEVQQDVEGIQEVINDTSGALGTENITQLVGLKMKLNNILETKGMDSSSGFVHLKQVGFKQNQKLIELGKVVLQQTHIKLEKSQQFQKTAKTNIIATGADGAILVGGLYQSDVCIYTKQENGKYKKKAQNLTLRQGGRVQVCDMTMSIDGKYIIARDGYVEVYSNDYTFECTMYTSPNKNSFLLFFISVTLLPNGNIVIGDQKGHAVIIYDPYGKKLRNAILKICGPHISSGPSCITAIDNTQIAVYVPQDSQLGIDPIYSIYFIDVLTGSSTIIQIQSAIRFGMCFHPETNSLFYGSDGDTWRSILIDFHENPIIKFLSGGTNSYRTGRCLLHQFMPGTPIYKIEVQDLVTTQANSITYLPMSNKTGSMIATIEYDGIKLYKTNEAFIDIKDWRNNIWVGLIGFLPYIFCFLAGLILSYIIYFFIH